From one Eucalyptus grandis isolate ANBG69807.140 chromosome 9, ASM1654582v1, whole genome shotgun sequence genomic stretch:
- the LOC104419060 gene encoding LOW QUALITY PROTEIN: protein FAR1-RELATED SEQUENCE 5 (The sequence of the model RefSeq protein was modified relative to this genomic sequence to represent the inferred CDS: inserted 1 base in 1 codon), whose product MENEVIEFDIGLGGGVGSSGREVDDDGVDIEHPVDDEDMIDSPQNISGGGGFGGGSGEIYLPEGDLLDLEPYEGMEFESEEAAKAFYNSYARRVGFSTRVSSSRRSRRDGAIIQRQFVCAKEGFRNLNEKRTKDREIKRPRTITRVGCKASLSVKMQDSGKWVVSGFVRAHNHELVPPDQVHCLRSHRQISGPAKTLIDTLQAAGLGPRRIMSALIKEYGGISKVGFTEVDCRNYMRNNRQRSLEGDIQLLLDYLKQMHAENANFFYAVQNDEDQSMCNVVWADSRSRMNYTYFGDTVTFDTTYRSNRYRLPFAPFTGVNHHGQPILFGCAFMINESESSFVWLFKTWLMAMSGRPPVSITTDHDTVVGSAIAQVFPETRHRFCKWHIFKKCQEKLSQVFLEHPTFEADFHKCVNLTESVDEFESCWLALIDRYDLRDHEWLQTIYSARRHWVPVYLRDTFFAEMSITQRSDSMNSYFDGYINASTSLNQFFKLYEKALESRNEKEVKADYDTMNTSPVLKTPSPMEKQASEFYTRKLFIRFQEELVGTLTFMASKIDDDSEIIAYQVAKYGEDHKSYDVKFNVLEMRATCSCQMFEFSGLLCRHVLAVFRVTNVLTLPPHFILKRWTRNAKSSVNLEEHASGLYTNYLESHTVRYNTLRHEAFKFVDEGAKSLDVYEVAMSALQDGAKKVALASKNEGRAVMVNGRSRDDLMRHRSSYNLSTGRSHMTAGQSLSEEDMDRKIXELINDLESANQKCELYRANLLSVLKEIEDHKLQLAIKVQNVKISLKDGI is encoded by the exons ATGGAAAACGAGGTGATTGAATTCGACATAGGGTTAGGAGGCGGGGTTGGCAGTAGCGGGAGGGAAGTGGACGATGACGGTGTGGACATAGAGCACCCAGTCGATGATGAGGACATGATCGATAGCCCGCAAAATATCAGCGGCGGGGGTGGTTTTGGCGGCGGAAGTGGCGAGATTTACCTCCCCGAGGGGGATCTGCTTGATCTTGAGCCTTATGAGGGGATGGAATTTGAGTCAGAGGAGGCTGCCAAGGCCTTCTACAACTCGTACGCTCGCCGTGTTGGGTTTAGTACCCGTGTGAGCTCCTCTCGCCGGTCCCGGCGGGACGGAGCCATTATTCAGAGGCAGTTTGTTTGTGCCAAGGAGGGGTTTAGGAACTTGAACGAGAAGCGGACGAAGGACAGGGAGATCAAGCGTCCGAGGACGATTACAAGAGTCGGATGCAAAGCCTCTCTGTCAGTGAAGATGCAGGATTCTGGTAAATGGGTTGTCTCAGGGTTTGTCAGAGCGCATAATCATGAGCTGGTTCCCCCGGATCAGGTGCATTGCCTCCGGTCGCACAGGCAAATATCTGGCCCAGCCAAGACCTTGATCGATACCTTGCAGGCGGCTGGTTTGGGTCCTCGAAGGATCATGTCTGCGTTGATAAAAGAGTATGGTGGGATTAGTAAGGTCGGGTTTACAGAGGTTGACTGTAGGAACTACATGAGGAACAATCGTCAGAGGAGCTTAGAAGGAGATATTCAGCTACTTCTGGATTATTTGAAGCAAATGCATGCTGAGAATGCCAATTTCTTCTATGCAGTGCAGAATGATGAAGACCAGTCTATGTGCAATGTCGTCTGGGCTGACTCGAGGTCGAGAATGAATTACACTTACTTTGGTGATACCGTCACGTTTGATACGACTTACAGGTCCAATAGATACCGTTTGCCATTTGCACCCTTTACTGGGGTGAATCATCATGGACAACCTATACTATTTGGCTGTGCTTTTATGATTAATGAATCTGAATCTTCGTTTGTCTGGCTTTTTAAGACATGGCTTATGGCAATGTCTGGTCGCCCTCCGGTGTCAATCACAACCGATCATGATACAGTAGTAGGCTCAGCAATTGCACAGGTTTTTCCTGAAACTCGTCATCGCTTCTGTAAATGGCACATCTTCAAGAAGTGTCAGGAGAAGCTGTCACAAGTATTTTTGGAGCATCCGACTTTTGAAGCAGACTTCCACAAGTGTGTAAATTTGACGGAATCAGTTGATGAATTTGAATCTTGCTGGCTGGCGCTTATTGATAGATATGACCTTAGGGATCATGAATGGCTTCAGACAATATATTCTGCCCGTAGGCACTGGGTCCCTGTATATCTCAGAGACACATTCTTTGCAGAGATGTCTATAACTCAGCGTAGTGATAGTATGAACTCATATTTTGATGGGTATATAAATGCTTCAACTAGTTTGAATCAGTTTTTTAAATTGTACGAGAAAGCACTGGAGAGTCGGAATGAGAAAGAAGTAAAAGCAGACTATGATACGATGAACACTTCCCCAGTTCTCAAAACCCCATCTCCGATGGAGAAACAAGCATCTGAGTTTTACACTAGGAAGCTTTTTATAAGATTTCAAGAGGAATTGGTTGGGACACTAACCTTTATGGCATCCAAAATtgatgatgacagtgagatcaTTGCCTACCAAGTTGCCAAATATGGGGAGGATCATAAATCTTACGATGTTAAGTTCAATGTTCTGGAGATGAGAGCAACTTGTAGCTGCCAGATGTTTGAATTCTCAGGTCTTCTTTGCCGACATGTATTAGCTGTTTTCAGAGTGACCAACGTGCTTACCCTCCCACCTCATTTTATTCTAAAACGATGGACAAGGAATGCGAAGAGCAGTGTTAATTTAGAAGAACATGCCAGTGGCTTATATACAAACTATCTAGAGTCGCATACTGTTCGGTACAACACCTTGCGACATGAGGctttcaaatttgttgatgAAGGGGCAAAGTCTCTGGATGTATATGAAGTGGCAATGAGTGCTCTGCAAGATGGTGCAAAGAAAGTTGCTCTTGCTTCAAAAAATGAGGGAAGGGCTGTCATGGTCAATGGACGCAGTAGGGATGATCTAATGCGGCATAGGTCTTCATATAATCTTTCGACTGGCCGAAGTCATATGACAGCTGGCCAAAGCCTATCTGAG GAGGATATGGACCGTAAGA GGGAGCTCATCAATGACCTAGAGTCTGCAAATCAGAAGTGTGAATTGTATCGGGCTAATTTGCTTTCAGTACTAAAAGAAATTGAGGATCATAAACTTCAATTGGCGATAAAAGTGCAGAACGTCAAAATCAGCTTGAAAGATGGCATTTGA
- the LOC104419061 gene encoding protein FAR1-RELATED SEQUENCE 9 — MSSGRERALGVGVQHVLDYLKRMQAENPAFFYAVEGDNDQSGGSIFWADVTARTNYTYFGDTVTFDTTYRTNRYRVPFASFTGLNHHGQPVLFGCALILNDSESSFIWVLQTWLHLMAGRYPISITTDPDGIIQVAVSQVLPGSRHRFCKWGIFRETQEKLADRYQSHPTFEFEFKRCINEAETIQEFEASWESLLQRYNITDKEWLQSIYSAREQWVPLYMRDAFFGDLGLADRSEGLNTFFGGHVNASTTIQMLIKQYEKAVANWHEKELKADYDTTNTSPVLKTPSPMEKQAAGLFTRRIFMKFQEELVETLANSATKIEDSGGVSTYRVAKYGEEHKAHTVSFNSFEMKATCSCRMFEYSGIICRHILAVFRAKNVLTLPSQYILKRWTRNAKSSSMTDENAPEVPVGPQESLTVRYNNLRQEAIKYVEEGAKSIYIYNVAMDGLQEAAKKVAAVKNKGPGAALDGNLANGSSKEFHTSGENHMLTFQSVDEKKKKIRELTVALESTNQRCEVYRTNLLAILKDMEDQKLKLSVKVQNARLSLKE, encoded by the exons ATGAGTAGTGGCAGGGAGAGGGCCCTTGGAGTTGGGGTTCAGCATGTCTTGGATTATCTTAAACGGATGCAAGCGGAGAACCCGGCATTCTTTTATGCAGTCGAGGGCGATAATGACCAGTCCGGCGGAAGCATATTCTGGGCCGATGTGACGGCCAGGACGAACTATACATACTTTGGTGACACTGTGACGTTCGACACTACGTACCGGACGAACAGGTACAGGGTGCCTTTTGCATCGTTTACTGGGTTGAATCATCACGGGCAACCGGTTTTGTTTGGCTGTGCGTTGATTCTGAATGACTCGGAGTCCTCATTCATTTGGGTGCTCCAAACTTGGCTTCATTTGATGGCCGGACGGTATCCTATCTCTATCACGACCGATCCCGACGGAATTATCCAGGTAGCTGTTTCACAAGTTCTTCCTGGTAGTCGCCACCGTTTTTGTAAGTGGGGCATATTTAGAGAAACTCAAGAAAAGCTGGCAGACCGTTACCAATCTCATCCcacttttgaatttgaatttaaaagaTGTATAAATGAGGCTGAGACAATTCAGGAGTTTGAAGCATCCTGGGAGTCACTGCTGCAAAGATATAACATCACAGATAAAGAATGGCTTCAGTCAATCTATAGTGCTCGGGAGCAATGGGTGCCACTTTACATGAGAGACGCCTTTTTTGGAGATTTAGGCTTGGCAGATAGAAGTGAAGGTTTGAACACTTTTTTTGGTGGTCATGTCAATGCATCGACGACCATACAGATGCTAATTAAGCAGTATGAAAAAGCTGTAGCAAATTGGCATGAAAAGGAACTAAAAGCTGATTATGACACTACCAATACTTCACCTGTTCTGAAGACACCATCTCCTATGGAGAAACAAGCTGCCGGGTTATTTACAAGAAGAATCTTTATGAAATTTCAGGAGGAGTTAGTCGAGACCCTTGCTAATTCTGCAACCAAAATTGAGGATTCAGGAGGCGTCAGCACTTATCGGGTGGCAAAATATGGGGAAGAGCACAAAGCACACACTGTTAGTTTCAATTCTTTCGAAATGAAAGCCACTTGCAGTTGCCGAATGTTTGAATATAGTGGAATCATTTGTAGACATATCCTGGCAGTTTTTAGAGCAAAAAATGTTTTGACACTGCCCTCTcaatatatattgaaaagatGGACTAGAAATGCCAAGAGCAGTTCCATGACCGATGAGAATGCTCCTGAAGTACCTGTTGGTCCTCAAGAATCTCTAACTGTGCGGTATAATAATTTACGCCAGGAAGCAATTAAATACGTAGAGGAAGGAGCAAAGTCCATCTACATTTATAATGTGGCGATGGATGGTTTACAAGAGGCTGCTAAGAAGGTGGCTGCTGTGAAAAATAAAGGTCCTGGAGCTGCACTGGATGGAAATCTGGCAAATGGTAGTAGTAAAGAGTTTCATACCTCTGGAGAAAATCACATGTTGACATTTCAATCTGTG gatgagaagaaaaagaaaattcgcGAGTTGACTGTTGCGTTGGAAAGTACAAATCAAAGATGCGAAGTTTATCGGACAAACCTTCTGGCTATTTTGAAAGATATGGAAGATCAGAAGTTAAAGCTCTCTGTGAAGGTCCAAAATGCTAGGCTCAGTCTCAAAGAGTGA
- the LOC104420598 gene encoding pentatricopeptide repeat-containing protein At4g38150, with product MAAPWRRLCNIVRGSYLSHERIKKSSSVKVHSMTVRHLSSSFSFSESGLEDARTDQSQSRSQSPGYNNDNGNETPPPDPIPNRPLRGRQQSQRIIGNNGPNFRGEGVRRDPSDDSFLEKFKLSFDKRDKPEGDVASATTQSSQEENKVNSNQMANEGQPPLPEDADEIFKKMKETGLIPNAVAMLDGLCKDGLVQEAMKLFGLMREKGSIPEVVIYTAVVEGFCKAQKFDDAKRIFRKMQNNGITPNAFSFTVLIQGLYRCDRLEDALEFCQEMIDAGHSPNVMTFVGLVNGVCKQKGVEEAQTVINRLREKGYFINEKAVREFLEKKAPFSSMVWEAIFGKKQSHSLF from the coding sequence ATGGCAGCACCGTGGCGTCGACTTTGCAATATCGTCCGTGGTTCCTATTTATCTCATGAAAGGATCAAGAAGAGTAGCAGTGTAAAGGTGCACAGCATGACAGTCCGGCATCTTAGCAGCTCCTTCAGTTTCAGTGAAAGTGGGCTGGAAGATGCAAGAACAGACCAAAGCCAGAGCCGGAGTCAAAGCCCTGGCTACAACAATGACAATGGGAATGAAACACCTCCTCCGGACCCAATACCTAATAGACCTTTGAGAGGTCGTCAACAATCTCAACGCATCATAGGGAACAATGGGCCTAATTTTAGAGGAGAAGGAGTAAGAAGAGATCCATCCGATGATAGTTTCCTGGAAAAATTTAAGCTGAGTTTTGACAAGAGGGATAAGCCCGAGGGAGATGTGGCAAGTGCAACTACCCAGTCATCTCaggaagaaaataaagtaaattcTAATCAAATGGCAAACGAAGGGCAGCCGCCACTCCCAGAAGATGCTGATGAgatattcaagaaaatgaaggagaCAGGTCTAATTCCAAATGCGGTGGCAATGCTTGATGGTCTTTGCAAAGATGGGTTGGTCCAAGAAGCAATGAAGCTTTTCGGTCTGATGCGGGAGAAGGGTTCTATACCAGAAGTAGTTATATACACTGCCGTTGTCGAAGGGTTCTGCAAAGCCCAAAAGTTTGATGATGCAAAGAGGATTTTCAGGAAGATGCAAAACAACGGGATCACTCCAAATGCATTCAGCTTTACTGTGCTAATACAAGGTCTATACAGATGTGACAGATTGGAGGATGCTCTTGAGTTTTGCCAGGAGATGATTGATGCCGGCCATTCTCCGAACGTGATGACTTTTGTGGGATTGGTGAACGGAGTGTGTAAGCAGAAGGGTGTTGAAGAAGCTCAGACTGTTATTAACAGGCTCCGGGAGAAGGGATATTTCATTAACGAGAAAGCCGTCAGAGAATTCTTGGAGAAGAAGGCTCCATTCTCATCCATGGTCTGGGAGGCCATCTTTGGGAAGAAACAGTCCCATAGCTTGTTCTGA
- the LOC108955346 gene encoding pentatricopeptide repeat-containing protein At3g62890-like, with the protein MNSAPKNLWSLADHLAVVLQKHSFSRKQLEQFHAQFLAGGLLRSAPLLTTFLSSCYRSQEPRYALLFMRNLPICIPSLWNSAVRLSLDSGPWPDFVGLYSGMLRDSVLPSKTGLLDFYGKVGDLRCARKMFAEMLQRDVVADNAMVSVLSKHGCVEEARDLFDNMPQRNSASWNSMITCYCKLGDIGSARSMFDANPVKDVVSWNAMIDGYIKADQLLAAQELFVRMGTARNSVTWNTMISGYVQCKEFGKAIATFQEMRLENVKPTEVTMISLLSACAHLGALDMGEWIHDYIRRKRLKIDAVLGNALIDMYSKCGSIEAACDVFNRLPVKNIFCWNSIIAGLGTNGYGEKAIDLFALMLEEGPKPDGVTFVGLLSGCSHSGLVSAGRRYFSEMHDIYGVTPAIEHYGCMIDLLGRAGLLKEAVELVKTMPMKPNAQVWGSLLRACQIHKDTELSKHVVQNLLDLDPRDGGNYVYLSNFYASLSRWDEVNVCRKVMIDRGVHKEPGCSSIELDGIVHEFVAGDSRHLQIMQINLFLDEIAKKLKEHGHESNRALVLHDIEDEEKETAVSYHSERIAVAFGLMSTPPGKTIRVVKNLRTCSDCHSALKIISNVYKREIIVRDRRRFHHFKDGCCSCRDYW; encoded by the exons ATGAATTCGGCACCCAAGAATCTATGGTCTCTTGCCGACCACCTAGCCGTCGTACTTCAAAAGCATTCCTTCTCTCGGAAACAGCTAGAGCAGTTCCACGCCCAATTCCTCGCCGGCGGTCTCCTCCGCTCTGCTCCTCTCCTGACCACGTTCCTCTCATCATGCTATCGCTCGCAAGAACCTCGTTACGCTTTGCTTTTCATGCGCAACCTGCCGATATGTATTCCATCTCTGTGGAACTCGGCGGTTCGGCTGTCGCTGGACTCCGGCCCGTGGCCAGATTTTGTGGGGTTATACAGTGGGATGCTCCGTGATAGCGTCTTGCCCAGCAAG ACTGGGTTGCTCGACTTCTATGGAAAGGTTGGAGATTTGAGGTGTGCAAGAAAGATGTTTGCGGAAATGCTGCAGAGGGACGTGGTGGCTGATAACGCCATGGTTTCTGTGCTTAGCAAGCATGGATGCGTGGAGGAGGCTCGTGATTTGTTCGATAATATGCCGCAGCGGAACTCGGCTTCTTGGAATTCTATGATAACTTGCTACTGCAAGTTGGGTGACATTGGCTCTGCCCGTTCAATGTTTGATGCAAACCCAGTCAAAGATGTGGTCTCTTGGAATGCGATGATTGATGGGTACATAAAAGCGGACCAGCTACTGGCTGCTCAGGAGTTATTTGTACGGATGGGAACTGCCAGGAATTCTGTTACTTGGAATACTATGATATCAGGTTATGTTCAGTGTAAGGAATTTGGAAAAGCAATAGCCACTTTTCAAGAGATGCGGCTTGAGAATGTGAAACCGACTGAAGTCACTATGATTAGTTTGTTATCTGCCTGCGCTCACCTCGGAGCGCTGGACATGGGTGAATGGATTCATGATTACATCAGGAGGAAGCGCTTAAAAATTGATGCTGTTTTAGGTAATGCCCTTATAGATATGTACAGCAAATGTGGAAGCATAGAAGCTGCTTGTGATGTATTCAACAGGCTTCctgtgaaaaatatcttctgTTGGAACTCGATCATAGCAGGATTGGGCACAAATGGTTATGGTGAAAAGGCAATCGATCTCTTTGCTTTGATGCTGGAGGAGGGACCAAAGCCAGATGGGGTCACCTTTGTTGGACTCCTTAGTGGGTGTAGTCATTCTGGTTTGGTTTCTGCTGGCAGAAGATATTTTTCTGAGATGCATGACATTTATGGAGTTACACCAGCGATTGAACACTATGGCTGCATGATTGACCTATTGGGACGAGCAGGGTTGCTCAAAGAAGCTGTTGAACTTGTGAAAACCATGCCAATGAAGCCTAATGCGCAGGTATGGGGAAGTTTGCTCAGGGCTTGTCAAATTCATAAGGACACTGAACTCAGTAAGCATGTGGTTCAGAATCTGCTGGATTTGGATCCACGCGACGGAGGAAATTATGTGTATTTATCTAATTTTTATGCATCATTAAGTCGCTGGGATGAGGTTAATGTGTGCCGCAAGGTAATGATTGATAGAGGGGTACACAAAGAACCGGGATGCAGTTCAATAGAGCTGGATGGTATAGTGCATGAGTTTGTGGCTGGGGACAGTAGACACCTGCAGATCATGCAAATTAACTTGTTTCTAGATGAGATTGCAAAGAAGTTAAAAGAGCATGGCCATGAGTCTAATAGAGCTCTAGTGCTCCATGATATTGAGGATGAGGAGAAGGAAACTGCAGTCAGCTATCACAGTGAACGAATTGCTGTTGCTTTTGGGCTCATGAGCACACCACCTGGGAAGACTATCAGGGTGGTGAAGAACCTCCGCACATGCAGTGATTGCCATTCTGCtcttaaaattatttcaaatgtaTACAAGAGAGAAATTATTGTGAGGGATAGGAGAAGGTTTCACCACTTCAAGGATGGATGCTGTTCCTGTAGGGATTATTGGTAA
- the LOC104419062 gene encoding phototropin-2 has product MEKPASVPIQSQPRVAPDEIEESPRVFVNREQADKWMAFENHQAAPNRPQPSSDLGPPNLAAASNGGSASQTGRGPILTGASIAERTAEWGLQVVPEGGEGSVKAPAFTIRVSGDGGERSKNSSERFAGDSTRTSEDSSLGSDALPRVSQELKNALASLQQTFVVSDATKPDCPILYASSGFFTMTGYSSKEVIGRNCRFLQGPETDKNEVAKIRDAVKTGKSYCGRLLNYKKDRTPFWNLLTLTPIKDDKGSTIKFIGMQVEVSKYTEGIVDKAVRPNGLPQSLIRYDARQKEEALDSITEVVQTVKHPRSHIRSISNDVKNEEQERFNLDSFPPKSIDTEKLSTPGRQTPLVDHASNLLRTSSIQEAEKKSRKSARISLPGLKGRSSSIGGKQELQQSIEPDVLMTKDFESRDSWDRTDRERDVRQGIDLATTLERIEKNFVISDPRLPDNPIIFASDSFLELTEYTREEILGRNCRFLQGPETDQATVSKIRDAIREQREITVQLINYTKSGKKFWNLFHLQPMRDQKGELQYFIGVQLDGSDHVEPLRSRLSERTEQQGAKLVKATAENVDEAVRELPDANLRPEDLWAIHSQPVFPRPHKRYSPSWIAIQKITARGETIGLQHFKPIRPLGCGDTGSVHLVELQDTGELFAMKAMEKSMMLNRNKVHRACIEREIISLMDHPFLPTLYSSFQTSTHVCLITDFCPGGELFALLDKQPMKIFTEDSARFYVAEVLVGLEYLHCLGIVYRDLKPENILLQKDGHVVLTDFDLSFLTSCKPHIIHHPPPKNRRRSRSQPPPMFVAEPVSQSNSFVGTEEYIAPEIITGAGHSSAIDWWALGILLYEMLYGRTPFRGKNRQKTFANILHKDLTFPSSIPVSLAARQLIYALLQRDPASRLGSNNGANEIKQHPFFRGINWPLIRCMSPPPLEAPLQPIGKDPKAKDVNWEDDGVLVSSMEMDMF; this is encoded by the exons ATGGAGAAACCTGCTTCGGTACCAATCCAATCGCAACCTCGCGTCGCCCCCGACGAGATTGAAGAGTCCCCGCGGGTCTTCGTCAACCGAGAGCAAGCCGACAAATGGATGGCCTTCGAGAACCATCAGGCGGCCCCCAATCGTCCCCAACCGAGCTCGGACCTCGGCCCTCCGAATCTCGCGGCGGCCTCCAACGGCGGGTCGGCCTCCCAAACCGGGCGGGGCCCGATCCTGACCGGAGCGTCCATCGCGGAGCGGACGGCGGAGTGGGGGCTGCAAGTGGTGCCGGAGGGCGGGGAGGGGAGCGTCAAGGCGCCGGCTTTCACGATCAGGGTGtcgggcgacggcggcgagcggAGCAAGAACTCGTCGGAGAGGTTCGCGGGGGACTCGACGCGGACGTCGGAGGACTCGAGCCTCGGGTCGGACGCGCTGCCGAGGGTGTCGCAGGAGCTGAAGAACGCGCTGGCGTCGCTGCAGCAGACGTTCGTGGTGTCGGACGCGACGAAGCCGGACTGCCCGATCCTGTACGCGAGCAGCGGCTTCTTCACCATGACCGGCTACTCCTCCAAGGAAGTCATCGGGAGGAACTG CCGATTTCTTCAAGGACCGGAGACAGACAAGAATGAAGTGGCCAAGATAAGGGATGCTGTGAAAACCGGGAAAAGCTACTGTGGTAGGCTTCTGAACTACAAGAAGGACAGAACTCCCTTTTGGAACCTCCTCACTCTCACCCCTATCAAAGATGACAAAGGAAGCACCATCAAATTCATTGG AATGCAAGTTGAGGTCAGCAAGTACACAGAGGGTATCGTTGACAAAGCAGTGCGGCCAAATGGATTGCCTCAGTCCTTAATCCGCTATGATG CTCGTCAAAAGGAAGAGGCTTTAGATTCCATCACAGAGGTTGTCCAAACAGTGAAGCATCCACGATCTCATATTCGGTCTATAAGTAATGATGTTAAGAATGAAGAACAGGAGAGATTTAACCTCGACTCCTTCCCACCAAAGTCCATTGATACAGAAAAACTGAGCACCCCTGGTAGACAAACTCCTCTTGTGGATCACGCAAGTAATTTGCTGCGTACCAGTTCCATTCAAGAAGCAGAAAAGAAATCTCGAAAATCAGCACGTATCTCCTTACCGGG GCTCAAAGGGAGGTCTTCAAGCATTGGAGGGAAGCAAGAGTTACAACAAAGTATTGAACCTGATGTTTTGATGACAAAAGATTTTGAAAGCAGAGACAGTTGGGACCGCACTGATAGAGAGAGGGATGTACGCCAAGGAATAGACCTTGCAACCACACTGGAGCGCATTGAAAAGAATTTTGTGATTTCAGATCCCAGACTTCCAGATAATCCAATT ATATTTGCTTCTGACAGCTTCCTTGAATTGACTGAATATACCCGTGAGGAAATTTTGGGAAGAAACTGTAG GTTTCTTCAAGGTCCTGAAACAGATCAGGCAACTGTCTCCAAGATCAGAGATGCTATAAGAGAACAAAGAGAGATCACTGTTCAGTTGATCAACTATACTAAGAGCG GGAAGAAATTTTGGAACCTGTTTCACTTGCAACCTATGCGTGACCAGAAG GGTGAGCTTCAATACTTCATCGGTGTTCAACTAGATGGAAGTGATCATGTGGAACCCCTTAGAAGCCGTCTTTCAGAAAGGACAGAGCAACAAGGTGCTAAACTG GTCAAAGCTACAGCTGAAAATGTTGATGAAGCGGTCCGTGAGCTTCCTGATGCCAATTTG AGGCCAGAAGATTTGTGGGCAATTCATTCTCAACCCGTCTTTCCAAGGCCTCACAAAAGATATAGTCCTTCATGGATAGCAATCCAAAAG ATCACAGCACGTGGTGAAACAATTGGCCTGCAGCATTTTAAGCCCATCAGGCCTTTGGGTTGTGGTGACACTGGGAG CGTTCATTTAGTGGAACTGCAAGATACAGGTGAACTGTTTGCTATGAAGGCGATGGAAAAATCAATGATGTTGAATCGTAACAAG GTTCACCGAGCATGTATTGAAAGAGAAATCATTTCATTAATGGATCATCCTTTTCTTCCAACGCTATACAGTTCCTTTCAG ACTTCAACACATGTTTGTTTAATCACGGATTTTTGCCCTGGTGGAGAATTGTTTGCTTTGCTTGACAAACAgccaatgaaaatatttacgGAGGATTCTGCGAG GTTCTATGTAGCAGAGGTTCTTGTTGGTTTGGAGTATCTTCATTGCTTAG GAATAGTATATCGGGACTTGAAGCCTGAGAACATTTTACTCCAGAAGGATGGGCATGTCGTATTGACTGACTTCGACTTATCCTTCTTGACATCCTGTAAACCCCAC ATAATACATCACCCACCTCccaaaaatagaagaagatcaaggagtCAGCCACCACCAATGTTTGTTGCCGAACCAGTGTCACAATCTAACTCCTTTGTCGGAACTGAAGAGTACATTGCACCG GAAATTATAACAGGGGCAGGGCATAGCAGCGCTATTGATTGGTGGGCCCTAG GCATCTTATTGTACGAGATGCTGTACGGGCGCACACCATTTAGAGGAAAGAACAGGCAGAAGACATTTGCCAACATCTTGCACAAGGATCTAACATTCCCAAGTAGCATTCCA GTAAGTCTCGCAGCCAGGCAACTCATCTATGCGTTGTTACAGAGAGACCCTGCATCCCGTCTAGGATCAAATAATGGTGCCAATGAAATCAAGCAACATCCTTTCTTCCGGGGGATCAACTGGCCTCTCATTCGCTGCATG TCCCCACCTCCACTGGAAGCGCCTCTTCAGCCAATTGGGAAGGATCCAAAGGCCAAGGATGTTAATTGGGAAGATGATGGAGTGCTCGTCTCTTCTATGGAAATGGATATGTTTTGA